The Amphiprion ocellaris isolate individual 3 ecotype Okinawa chromosome 6, ASM2253959v1, whole genome shotgun sequence genome contains a region encoding:
- the LOC111580423 gene encoding uncharacterized protein LOC111580423 isoform X1, producing the protein MFPSFGLFSDINCPLAQRGQCKRPHCLYKHAAEARYAFGASSTLVFAGVRNGCLFTACGAPVNDETGDCLHELEQINKEIETVRHEVEQEQRRLSHYQTVQADGRNSASIYKYETAGKNVDRGLNGLLSCSGFTKTHAKARKYVVDNSKPRTDLEYDPLSNFSADLGTCSSSGKDQKSQQGLKKARISVSCDRKEPAKFQVLLSRSQSTELHDDSNEDSVLIIDVPPSPDEKRGQTQKPIVSVAGRFSQDAVGEVMEAETVPILSDTSLKVTSPSTSRVDTNKVQNYCDVKNSQDLPTCIDNEGLEKTPIDGNVVDLSGCLKALNNECQKIIGFQSTETLVEKIHDPVSLLATSDKQNHSWNNPWCELPNNVEKINQLQPPKNSLFYKAPADNSSQTQHSKQAQTTKQQALTRVHNQWPPEQSSVVMSGKMQGKAATASVVSVGYEEQAESPSGSNTHVTNRAGSSYETTEQLLVKADCEEIIIISSDDEADELNYSEMELSDSDPMEECYRIFMEANNEEKGNEAQPDIPIGAMDVVKPEVNTPPQTLRGKKRVAHEAKPTEQPVAKSRPQPQVLVPLRGPAASGFGSRPSITSKLQQVQQRASMLSASVKGGQAFVSSTCQNKPETQSAPSALTQTPGNLQPALIQNAYLNYIPVGTAVEVGDNLHLILPEGAFPLPVASSSSPVTTVLTPISQMHQSAFTVKQTYHPPIVTPVQRYCSTAPVLIPPPVRKSSLTSAFASTSLQSSPASCTVPQASVQAVIKPISTKRKLKQQQCEAAKEKVPHDVRQRYVSLFTEEFLKTTGNANDAFEKALSEERTVYNRSMNKLKYLSIAVNALKKMKNQSAVAAKGENEVNSQRLKGNIPLNLKKFKANADDMALYESLKDYILTYEKLTEGNYPVQHPERHGCAIVFIENKRVHADPLKRICCRCGATYSVSQTGKHIRKEECNYHYGKAVKNRVPGGVETRYSCCEGVMGTPGCQMFKLHVHDSLSLDGFVSTLSRCPSDTGCPGIYSLDCEKCYTIHGLELSRVTVVNSSLQVVYDTFVRPDNEVIDYNTRFSGISEEDVKGNHTSLREVQETLLSFINADTILIGHGLETDLCLLKLLHGTVVDTSVIFPHRLGPPHKLTLNSLTAEYLRRIIQESGGLWPRHCRRRCCLHGAHAVEGQRRWKNEKMPAIKPVSAVHT; encoded by the exons GGGTCCGGAATGGCTGTTTATTTACTGCCTGTGGAGCCCCAGTGAATGATGAGACTGGAGACTGCCTCCATGAGCTGGAGCAGATCAACAAAGAAATTGAGACTGTAAGACATGAGGTAGAGCAGGAGCAAAGGCGACTGTCACACTACCAGACTGTACAGGCAGATGGCAGAAACAGTGCATCCATTTACAAGTATGAGACTGCAGGTAAAAATGTAGACAGAGGTCTTAATGGACTGCTTTCATGCTCAGGCTTTACTAAAACGCATGCCAAAGCAAGGAAGTATGTGGTTGATAACTCAAAACCTAGAACAGATTTGGAGTATGACCCCCTGTCCAACTTCTCTGCTGACTTGGGGACTTGCAGCTCTTCCGGCAAGGATCAGAAAAGCCAGCAAGGTTTGAAAAAAGCAAGAATTTCTGTATCTTGTGACCGAAAGGAGCCAGCCAAATTTCAGGTTCTGCTCTCTAGATCACAATCAACAGAGCTACATGATGACTCTAATGAAGACAGTGTCCTGATTATTGATGTTCCCCCATCACCTGACGAAAAGAGAGGTCAGACTCAGAAACCTATTGTTTCTGTAGCTGGCAGATTCTCCCAGGATGCAGTAGGGGAAGTGATGGAGGCTGAAACAGTACCTATTTTATCTGATACTTCTCTAAAGGTCACATCTCCATCTACTTCAAGAGTTGATACAAATAAAGTTCAGAATTATTGTGATGTTAAGAACAGTCAAGATCTACCAACTTGTATTGATAACGAAGGACTTGAAAAAACACCAATTGATGGAAATGTAGTTGACTTATCTGGATGTTTAAAAGCCCTTAATAATGAATGTCAAAAGATTATTGGGTTTCAGTCTACTGAAACTCTAGTGGAGAAAATCCACGACCCTGTAAGTCTTCTTGCCACCTCAGACAAGCAAAATCACAGTTGGAACAATCCTTGGTGTGAGCTGCCCAATAATGTTGAGAAAATTAATCAACTGCAGCCACCAAAGAACTCCTTGTTTTATAAAGCTCCAGCTGATAACTCATCACAAACCCAACACTCCAAGCAAGCCCAGACAACAAAGCAGCAAGCTCTGACCAGGGTTCATAACCAATGGCCTCCTGAGCAATCATCGGTGGTCATGTCAGGAAAGATGCAGGGGAAAGCTGCTACTGCCAGTGTGGTATCTGTTGGATATGAGGAGCAAGCAGAATCACCTTCAGGCAGCAATACACATGTGACTAACAGAGCTGGGTCTTCATATGAAACTACTGAGCAGCTTTTGGTGAAGGCGGATTGTGAGGAGATTATAATAATCAGCTCTGATGATGAGGCAGATGAGCTCAACTATTCAGAAATGGAGCTTTCAGACAGTGACCCAATGGAGGAATGCTACAGGATCTTCATGGAGGCAAACAATGAGGAAAAAGGAAACGAAGCTCAGCCTGACATACCT ATTGGAGCTATGGATGTGGTGAAGCCGGAGGTAAACACCCCACCTCAAAcattaagaggaaaaaagagagtaGCTCATGAAGCCAAACCTACAGAG CAGCCGGTGGCTAAGAGTAGACCTCAGCCACAGGTTTTGGTTCCTCTCCGTGGGCCAGCAGCTTCAGGATTTGGCTCCCGGCCCTCTATCACTTCCAAGCTCCAGCAGGTACAGCAGAGAGCCTCCATGCTGTCTGCTTCAGTCAAAGGCGGTCAGGCTTTTGTTTCCTCCACATGTCAAAATAAGCCAGAAACCCAGAGTGCACCTTCTGCTTTGACTCAAACCCCTGGGAACCTGCAGCCTGCCCTTATCCAAAATG CTTATTTGAACTACATACCTGTGGGAACTGCTGTTGAAGTGGGCGACAACTTGCACCTGATCCTCCCAGAGGGTGCCTTCCCTCTGCCTGTTGCTTCCAGTTCCAGCCCAGTTACTACAGTGCTTACTCCAATCAGCCAAATGCATCAGAGCGCTTTCACAGTTAAACAAACGTACCATCCACCTATAGTTACCCCTGTGCAGAGATACTGCTCAACAGCACCTGTGCTCATTCCTCCTCCGGTACGTAAATCTTCACTGACCTCTGCTTTTGCATCAACATCTTTACAGTCAAGTCCAGCTTCCTGTACAGTTCCTCAAGCTTCCGTCCAGGCTGTGATTAAG CCAATATCCACTAAACGTaaactgaagcagcagcagtgtgaggCCGCCAAAGAAAAAGTGCCCCATGACGTCCGCCAGCGTTACGTCAGCCTGTTCACAGAGGAGTTCCTCAAAACAACAGGCAATGCTAATGATGCCTTTGAAAAG GCCCTATCTGAAGAGAGGACTGTGTACAATCGTAGCATGAACAAACTCAAATATCTGAGCATTGCAGTGAATGCACTCAAGAAGATGAAGAACCAAAGCGCTGTTGCTGCTAAAG GTGAAAATGAAGTCAACAGCCAAAGACTGAAAGGCAACATACCACTTAACCTAAAGAAGTTTAAAGCAAACG cagATGACATGGCATTGTATGAGAGTTTGAAGGATTATATTTTGACTTATGAAAAGCTGACTGAGGGCAACTATCCTGTCCAGCATCCAGAGAGACATGGCTGTgctattgtttttattgagaataAGAGAGTGCATGCAGATC CCCTCAAGAGGATCTGCTGTCGATGTGGGGCGACATACTCTGTGAGCCAAACAGGCAAACACATTCGCAAGGAGGAGTGCAATTACCATTATGGGAAAGCAGTTAAGAATAGAG TGCCAGGTGGAGTGGAGACCCGCTACAGCTGCTGTGAGGGAGTCATGGGAACCCCTGGATGTCAGATGTTCAAG TTGCATGTCCATGATTCCCTCAGCCTGGATGGGTTTGTGTCTACTTTGTCCAGATGTCCCTCAGACACCGGCTGTCCTGGTATTTACTCCTTGGACTGTGAAAAG TGTTACACCATCCATGGTTTGGAGCTGTCCAGAGTGACAGTGGTGAACTCTAGTCTTCAAGTGGTCTATGACACCTTTGTCAGACCTGATAATGAAGTGATTGACTACAACACCAG GTTTTCAGGCATCAGTGAAGAAGATGTAAAGGGTAACCACACCTCCCTCAGAGAGGTCCAAGAGACCTTGTTGAGCTTCATCAATGCCGACACCATTCTCATTGGACATGGCCTGGAAACAGACCTCTGTTTACTTAAG TTGCTCCATGGGACGGTGGTGGATACATCAGTGATCTTCCCCCACCGTCTGGGTCCCCCTCACAAGCTGACCCTCAACAGCCTCACAGCTGAGTACCTCAGGAGGATCATCCAAGAGAGTGGTGG TTTGTGGCCACGACACTGCAGAAGACGCTGCTGCTTGCATGGAGCTCATGCTGTGGAAGGTCAaagaagatggaaaaatgaaaaaatgccagCAATAAAACCAGTCTCCGCTGTTCATACATGA
- the LOC111580423 gene encoding RNA exonuclease 1 homolog isoform X4, with product MFPSFGLFSDINCPLAQRGQCKRPHCLYKHAAEARYAFGASSTLVFAGVRNGCLFTACGAPVNDETGDCLHELEQINKEIETVRHEVEQEQRRLSHYQTVQADGRNSASIYKYETAGKNVDRGLNGLLSCSGFTKTHAKARKYVVDNSKPRTDLEYDPLSNFSADLGTCSSSGKDQKSQQGLKKARISVSCDRKEPAKFQVLLSRSQSTELHDDSNEDSVLIIDVPPSPDEKRGQTQKPIVSVAGRFSQDAVGEVMEAETVPILSDTSLKVTSPSTSRVDTNKVQNYCDVKNSQDLPTCIDNEGLEKTPIDGNVVDLSGCLKALNNECQKIIGFQSTETLVEKIHDPVSLLATSDKQNHSWNNPWCELPNNVEKINQLQPPKNSLFYKAPADNSSQTQHSKQAQTTKQQALTRVHNQWPPEQSSVVMSGKMQGKAATASVVSVGYEEQAESPSGSNTHVTNRAGSSYETTEQLLVKADCEEIIIISSDDEADELNYSEMELSDSDPMEECYRIFMEANNEEKGNEAQPDIPIGAMDVVKPEVNTPPQTLRGKKRVAHEAKPTEQPVAKSRPQPQVLVPLRGPAASGFGSRPSITSKLQQVQQRASMLSASVKGGQAFVSSTCQNKPETQSAPSALTQTPGNLQPALIQNAYLNYIPVGTAVEVGDNLHLILPEGAFPLPVASSSSPVTTVLTPISQMHQSAFTVKQTYHPPIVTPVQRYCSTAPVLIPPPVRKSSLTSAFASTSLQSSPASCTVPQASVQAVIKPISTKRKLKQQQCEAAKEKVPHDVRQRYVSLFTEEFLKTTGNANDAFEKALSEERTVYNRSMNKLKYLSIAVNALKKMKNQSAVAAKGENEVNSQRLKGNIPLNLKKFKANADDMALYESLKDYILTYEKLTEGNYPVQHPERHGCAIVFIENKRVHADPLKRICCRCGATYSVSQTGKHIRKEECNYHYGKAVKNRVPGGVETRYSCCEGVMGTPGCQMFKLHVHDSLSLDGFVSTLSRCPSDTGCPGIYSLDCEKCYTIHGLELSRVTVVNSSLQVVYDTFVRPDNEVIDYNTRFSGISEEDVKGNHTSLREVQETLLSFINADTILIGHGLETDLCLLKLLHGTVVDTSVIFPHRLGPPHKLTLNSLTAEYLRRIIQESVCGHDTAEDAAACMELMLWKVKEDGKMKKCQQ from the exons GGGTCCGGAATGGCTGTTTATTTACTGCCTGTGGAGCCCCAGTGAATGATGAGACTGGAGACTGCCTCCATGAGCTGGAGCAGATCAACAAAGAAATTGAGACTGTAAGACATGAGGTAGAGCAGGAGCAAAGGCGACTGTCACACTACCAGACTGTACAGGCAGATGGCAGAAACAGTGCATCCATTTACAAGTATGAGACTGCAGGTAAAAATGTAGACAGAGGTCTTAATGGACTGCTTTCATGCTCAGGCTTTACTAAAACGCATGCCAAAGCAAGGAAGTATGTGGTTGATAACTCAAAACCTAGAACAGATTTGGAGTATGACCCCCTGTCCAACTTCTCTGCTGACTTGGGGACTTGCAGCTCTTCCGGCAAGGATCAGAAAAGCCAGCAAGGTTTGAAAAAAGCAAGAATTTCTGTATCTTGTGACCGAAAGGAGCCAGCCAAATTTCAGGTTCTGCTCTCTAGATCACAATCAACAGAGCTACATGATGACTCTAATGAAGACAGTGTCCTGATTATTGATGTTCCCCCATCACCTGACGAAAAGAGAGGTCAGACTCAGAAACCTATTGTTTCTGTAGCTGGCAGATTCTCCCAGGATGCAGTAGGGGAAGTGATGGAGGCTGAAACAGTACCTATTTTATCTGATACTTCTCTAAAGGTCACATCTCCATCTACTTCAAGAGTTGATACAAATAAAGTTCAGAATTATTGTGATGTTAAGAACAGTCAAGATCTACCAACTTGTATTGATAACGAAGGACTTGAAAAAACACCAATTGATGGAAATGTAGTTGACTTATCTGGATGTTTAAAAGCCCTTAATAATGAATGTCAAAAGATTATTGGGTTTCAGTCTACTGAAACTCTAGTGGAGAAAATCCACGACCCTGTAAGTCTTCTTGCCACCTCAGACAAGCAAAATCACAGTTGGAACAATCCTTGGTGTGAGCTGCCCAATAATGTTGAGAAAATTAATCAACTGCAGCCACCAAAGAACTCCTTGTTTTATAAAGCTCCAGCTGATAACTCATCACAAACCCAACACTCCAAGCAAGCCCAGACAACAAAGCAGCAAGCTCTGACCAGGGTTCATAACCAATGGCCTCCTGAGCAATCATCGGTGGTCATGTCAGGAAAGATGCAGGGGAAAGCTGCTACTGCCAGTGTGGTATCTGTTGGATATGAGGAGCAAGCAGAATCACCTTCAGGCAGCAATACACATGTGACTAACAGAGCTGGGTCTTCATATGAAACTACTGAGCAGCTTTTGGTGAAGGCGGATTGTGAGGAGATTATAATAATCAGCTCTGATGATGAGGCAGATGAGCTCAACTATTCAGAAATGGAGCTTTCAGACAGTGACCCAATGGAGGAATGCTACAGGATCTTCATGGAGGCAAACAATGAGGAAAAAGGAAACGAAGCTCAGCCTGACATACCT ATTGGAGCTATGGATGTGGTGAAGCCGGAGGTAAACACCCCACCTCAAAcattaagaggaaaaaagagagtaGCTCATGAAGCCAAACCTACAGAG CAGCCGGTGGCTAAGAGTAGACCTCAGCCACAGGTTTTGGTTCCTCTCCGTGGGCCAGCAGCTTCAGGATTTGGCTCCCGGCCCTCTATCACTTCCAAGCTCCAGCAGGTACAGCAGAGAGCCTCCATGCTGTCTGCTTCAGTCAAAGGCGGTCAGGCTTTTGTTTCCTCCACATGTCAAAATAAGCCAGAAACCCAGAGTGCACCTTCTGCTTTGACTCAAACCCCTGGGAACCTGCAGCCTGCCCTTATCCAAAATG CTTATTTGAACTACATACCTGTGGGAACTGCTGTTGAAGTGGGCGACAACTTGCACCTGATCCTCCCAGAGGGTGCCTTCCCTCTGCCTGTTGCTTCCAGTTCCAGCCCAGTTACTACAGTGCTTACTCCAATCAGCCAAATGCATCAGAGCGCTTTCACAGTTAAACAAACGTACCATCCACCTATAGTTACCCCTGTGCAGAGATACTGCTCAACAGCACCTGTGCTCATTCCTCCTCCGGTACGTAAATCTTCACTGACCTCTGCTTTTGCATCAACATCTTTACAGTCAAGTCCAGCTTCCTGTACAGTTCCTCAAGCTTCCGTCCAGGCTGTGATTAAG CCAATATCCACTAAACGTaaactgaagcagcagcagtgtgaggCCGCCAAAGAAAAAGTGCCCCATGACGTCCGCCAGCGTTACGTCAGCCTGTTCACAGAGGAGTTCCTCAAAACAACAGGCAATGCTAATGATGCCTTTGAAAAG GCCCTATCTGAAGAGAGGACTGTGTACAATCGTAGCATGAACAAACTCAAATATCTGAGCATTGCAGTGAATGCACTCAAGAAGATGAAGAACCAAAGCGCTGTTGCTGCTAAAG GTGAAAATGAAGTCAACAGCCAAAGACTGAAAGGCAACATACCACTTAACCTAAAGAAGTTTAAAGCAAACG cagATGACATGGCATTGTATGAGAGTTTGAAGGATTATATTTTGACTTATGAAAAGCTGACTGAGGGCAACTATCCTGTCCAGCATCCAGAGAGACATGGCTGTgctattgtttttattgagaataAGAGAGTGCATGCAGATC CCCTCAAGAGGATCTGCTGTCGATGTGGGGCGACATACTCTGTGAGCCAAACAGGCAAACACATTCGCAAGGAGGAGTGCAATTACCATTATGGGAAAGCAGTTAAGAATAGAG TGCCAGGTGGAGTGGAGACCCGCTACAGCTGCTGTGAGGGAGTCATGGGAACCCCTGGATGTCAGATGTTCAAG TTGCATGTCCATGATTCCCTCAGCCTGGATGGGTTTGTGTCTACTTTGTCCAGATGTCCCTCAGACACCGGCTGTCCTGGTATTTACTCCTTGGACTGTGAAAAG TGTTACACCATCCATGGTTTGGAGCTGTCCAGAGTGACAGTGGTGAACTCTAGTCTTCAAGTGGTCTATGACACCTTTGTCAGACCTGATAATGAAGTGATTGACTACAACACCAG GTTTTCAGGCATCAGTGAAGAAGATGTAAAGGGTAACCACACCTCCCTCAGAGAGGTCCAAGAGACCTTGTTGAGCTTCATCAATGCCGACACCATTCTCATTGGACATGGCCTGGAAACAGACCTCTGTTTACTTAAG TTGCTCCATGGGACGGTGGTGGATACATCAGTGATCTTCCCCCACCGTCTGGGTCCCCCTCACAAGCTGACCCTCAACAGCCTCACAGCTGAGTACCTCAGGAGGATCATCCAAGAGAGTG TTTGTGGCCACGACACTGCAGAAGACGCTGCTGCTTGCATGGAGCTCATGCTGTGGAAGGTCAaagaagatggaaaaatgaaaaaatgccagCAATAA